A single genomic interval of Cucumis sativus cultivar 9930 chromosome 7, Cucumber_9930_V3, whole genome shotgun sequence harbors:
- the LOC116405099 gene encoding uncharacterized protein LOC116405099: protein MWLSSVETIFNYMRCPEEHRVQCAAFLLRDRGIIWWRTTMRMLGGDVRQITWDQFKNCFYTKFFSANLRDAKSQEFLELKQGYMTVEEYDQEFDMLSRFAPELVSNEQARADRMKTAKELDKGSSSGQKRKVEQRTVGVPQRNLRPGDPFRSFQQSSGGAGDTTRERPVSLEIYWAGSSSQGERPPQRGTIFATNRSEAEKAGTVVTGTLPVLGHFALTLFDSGSSHSFISSLFVTHACLEVEPLDYVLSVSTPSGEIMLSKEKIKACEIEIAGRVLDVTLLVLDMRDFDVILGMDWLATNHASIDCSRKEVVFSPPTASSFKFKGVGTVVLPKVISAMKASKLLNQVLGVFWQVWWILGKVRLL, encoded by the exons ATGTGGTTGTCCTCTGTGGaaaccatatttaattacatgagATGTCCCGAGGAGCACAGAGTTCAGTGTGCTGCTTTTCTACTGAGGGACAGAGGCATTATCTGGTGGAGGACTACAATGCGCATGCTAGGTGGAGATGTGAGGCAGATTACCTGGGATCAGTTTAAGAACTGCTTCTATACCAAGTTTTTCTCGGCTAACCTTAGAGACGCCAAAAGCCAGGAATTCTTGGAGTTGAAGCAAGGATATATGACAGTCGAGGAGTACGACCAGGAGTTTGATATGCTGTCACGTTTTGCCCCTGAGCTTGTTAGTAATGAGCAGGCTAGAGCTGATAG GATGAAGACAGCCAAGGAGCTTGATAAGGGATCGTCGTCgggtcaaaagagaaaagtagagCAGAGAACTGTAGGAGTTCCTCAGAGGAACTTGAGACCAGGCGATCCTTTTCGCAGTTTCCAGCAGAGTTCTGGCGGTGCAGGAGACACTACTCGAGAGAGGCCA GTGTCCCTTGAGATCTACTGGGCTGGATCGAGCAGTCAGGGAGAGAGACCTCCACAGCGGGGTACAATCTTTGCCACTAATAGATCAGAGGCAGAGAAGGCCGGCACAGTAGTGACAGGTACATTACCAGTGTTAGGGCATTTTGCCTTGACCTTGTTTGACTCGGGATcttctcattcatttatttcatcgcTTTTTGTGACGCATGCATGCTTAGAGGTGGAACCCTTAGACTATGTTTTGTCAGTGTCTACACCGTctggagaaattatgttgtctaAGGAAAAGATTAAAGCATGTGAAATTGAGATAGCTGGTCGTGTGCTGGACGTAACCTTGTTGGTATTAGATATGCgtgactttgatgtaattttaggtATGGATTGGCTAGCTACTAATCATGCTAGTATTGATTGTTCTCGTAAGGAAGTTGTGTTCAGTCCCCCTACTGCATCTAGCTTTAAATTCAAGGGGGTAGGAACAGTAGTACTGCCTAAAGTAATCTCAGCTATGAAAGCTAGTAAACTACTCAACCAGGTACTTGGAGTATTTTGGCAAGTGTGGTGGATACTAGGGAAGGTGAGACTTCTTTAA